A genomic segment from Polyangium mundeleinium encodes:
- a CDS encoding NAD(P)H-binding protein has protein sequence MSLQGRTALLAGATGLVGRSCLERLLEHPAYARVIVLVRRPTGITHDKLQEIRADFDALEGLSSVPAVDDVFITLGTTIKAAGSRPAFSKVDHDYVVSVAKIGKRAGARRLSLVSSIGADRSSMNFYLRVKGEAERDVSDLGYECVDILRPSMLLGDRTEHRAGEAFAAPILRGVSGAMIGPLRVYRPIEARDVAAAMVAGLVSDATAGVRIRTFDDIRQLAS, from the coding sequence ATGAGTTTGCAAGGACGAACCGCGCTCCTCGCGGGCGCGACGGGCCTCGTTGGCCGGAGTTGCCTCGAGCGCCTGCTCGAACACCCGGCGTACGCGCGTGTCATCGTGCTCGTGCGCAGGCCGACCGGAATCACCCACGACAAACTGCAGGAAATCCGCGCCGATTTCGACGCGCTTGAAGGACTTTCATCCGTGCCCGCCGTCGATGACGTATTCATCACGCTCGGCACGACCATCAAGGCAGCAGGATCACGACCGGCATTTTCCAAGGTCGACCACGATTATGTGGTCTCCGTCGCGAAGATCGGCAAACGTGCGGGAGCCCGCCGCCTTTCCCTCGTGTCGAGCATCGGGGCGGATCGCAGCTCGATGAACTTTTATCTGCGCGTCAAAGGCGAGGCCGAGCGCGACGTCAGCGATCTCGGGTACGAATGCGTCGATATCCTGCGCCCGAGCATGCTCCTCGGCGATCGCACCGAGCACAGGGCGGGGGAGGCGTTCGCGGCCCCCATCCTGCGCGGCGTGAGCGGGGCCATGATTGGCCCTTTGCGTGTTTATCGCCCGATTGAGGCGCGTGACGTCGCGGCGGCGATGGTGGCAGGCTTGGTGTCCGATGCCACGGCGGGCGTGCGGATCCGCACCTTCGACGACATTCGCCAACTCGCGTCGTAG
- a CDS encoding HAMP domain-containing protein → MLEALTALKKGNFSVRLPIDWEGLDGKIADTFNDVVELNSRVTSELERVSRVVGKEGRIGDRAAVAGLSGAWSHKVGSVNALISDLVHPTSEMARVIGAVAKGDLSQAMALEVDGRPLEGEFLRTAKTVNTMVDQLGSFASEVTRVAREVGTEGKLGGQAEVQGVAGTWKDLTDSVNFMAGNLTAQVRNIAAVTTAVANGDLSKKITVDVRGEILELKNTINTMVDQLRSFASEVTRVAREVGTEGKLGGQADVKGVAGTWKDLTDSVNSMAGNLTSQVRNIAAVTTAVANGDLSKKITVDVRGEILELKNTINTMVDQLNSFASEVTRVAREVGTEGKLGGQAEVKGVAGTWKDLTDSVNSMAGNLTSQVRNIAAVTTAVANGDLSKKITVDVKGEILELKNTINTMVDQLNSFASEVTRVAREVGTEGKLGGQAEVKGVAGTWKDLTDNVNSMAGNLTVQLRDVSKVATAIANGDLTQKITVDARGEILQIKNVINTMVDQLSSFAAEVTRVAREVGTEGKLGGQADVKGVAGTWKDLTDSVNSMAGNLTVQLRDVSKVATAIANGDLTQKITVDARGEILQIKNVTNTMVDQLSSFAAEVTRVAREVGTEGKLGGQADVKGVAGTWKDLTDSVNSMAGNLTAQVRNIAAVTTAVANGDLSKKITVDVKGEILELKNTINTMVDQLNSFASEVTRVAREVGTEGKLGGQADVKGVAGTWKDLTDSVNSMAGNLTAQVRNIAAVTTAVANGDLSKKITVDVKGEILELKNTINTMVDQLSGFASEVTRVAREVGTEGKLGGQAEVKGVAGTWKDLTDSVNSMAGNLTAQVRNIAAVTTAVANGDLSKKITVDVRGEILELKNTINTMVDQLRSFASEVTRVAREVGTEGKLGGQADVKGVAGTWKDLTDSVNSMAGNLTAQVRNIAAVTTAVANGDLSKKITVDVKGEILELKNTINTMVDQLNSFASEVTRVAREVGTEGKLGGQAEVKGVAGTWKDLTDNVNSMAGNLTNQVRGIAKVVTAVANGDLKRKLSVDAKGEIAELADTINGMIDTLATFADQVTTVAREVGVEGKLGGQASVPGAAGTWRDLTVNVNQLAANLTTQVRAIAEVATAVTKGDLTRSIKVEAQGELAALKDTINEMIRNLRDTTLKNSEQDWLKTNLAKFSRMLQGQKDLLTVGRLILSELAPVVSAQQGVFYTMDVSKEEPILKLLASYAYKQRKHSDNQFRLGEGLVGQCALEKERILLVNAPPDYITITSGLGEAAPVNIVVLPVLFEGQVKAILELASFERYSPTHLAFLDQLTESIGIVLNTIEANMRTEDLLKQSQSLARELQSQQEELRQTNAELGEKARLLAQQNVEVERKNREVEQARQALEEKAKQLALTSKYKSEFLANMSHELRTPLNSLLILSEQLSKNTEGNLFAKQVDFAKTIHSSGNELLGLINDILDLSKIESGTVVVDVGEVWFRDLADYVERTFRHVADAKKLEFELDFASMLPRSIHTDAKRLQQVLKNLLSNAFKFTERGKVRLEVRTVSDGYSPENEHIGRAGWAIAFSVHDTGIGISTDKQQIIFEAFQQADGSTSRKYGGTGLGLAISRGIANLLGGELRLSSQPGRGSTFTLYVPHVYAAPQRVSRARPITMQEAATAMAAYEVPEPLLIDTPPLLPVSIEDDRTALRPGERSLLVVENDLAFARLIVEVARESGLKAVVAHRGADALSMARELKPAAVSLDLHLPDIDGLRVLDRLKHDLGMRHVPVQVITTDVDERERALRMGARDVLSKPVRTRDALTHAIERIIEFLDAPRRSLVVVEPDGPERASRVNLLQHDLVDVRVASTLDEAMELLSVERPDVVVTAVDLPDGHGLDLVRRASEISMLSNVPFIVHATGATSLADEERIERLGHSGVLKHSRSDERLIDEVALFLHLPIDKLTPPQRQALERLHSSQQVLAGKRVLIVDDDIRNIFAMTTILEEQGMITQAAETGRDAIKVLEESTEIDVVLMDIMMPEMDGYDTIRTIRGREEWRALPIVAVTAKAMKGDREKCFEAGATDYIAKPVDPEQLFARLRFWLHR, encoded by the coding sequence ATGCTCGAAGCGTTGACGGCGCTCAAGAAGGGCAATTTTTCGGTTCGCCTGCCCATCGATTGGGAGGGCCTCGACGGGAAGATCGCCGATACCTTCAACGACGTCGTCGAACTGAACAGCCGGGTGACGAGCGAGCTCGAGCGCGTGAGCCGCGTCGTCGGCAAGGAGGGCCGCATCGGCGATCGCGCGGCGGTCGCGGGGCTTTCGGGCGCGTGGTCGCACAAGGTCGGCAGCGTCAATGCGCTGATCAGCGATCTCGTGCACCCGACGAGCGAGATGGCGCGTGTCATCGGCGCCGTGGCCAAGGGTGATCTCTCGCAGGCCATGGCGCTCGAAGTCGACGGCCGGCCCCTCGAAGGCGAGTTCCTCCGCACCGCGAAGACGGTGAACACGATGGTCGATCAGCTCGGGTCGTTCGCGTCCGAAGTGACGCGCGTGGCGCGCGAAGTCGGCACCGAAGGCAAGCTCGGCGGTCAGGCCGAGGTGCAAGGCGTCGCCGGCACCTGGAAGGACCTGACCGATTCCGTCAATTTCATGGCCGGCAATCTGACGGCCCAGGTCCGCAACATCGCGGCCGTGACGACGGCCGTCGCGAACGGCGACCTTTCGAAGAAGATCACCGTCGACGTGCGCGGCGAGATCCTGGAGCTGAAGAACACCATCAACACGATGGTGGATCAGCTCCGATCGTTCGCGTCCGAAGTGACGCGCGTGGCGCGCGAGGTCGGTACGGAAGGCAAGCTCGGCGGTCAGGCGGACGTGAAGGGCGTGGCCGGCACGTGGAAGGATTTGACGGACTCCGTCAATTCGATGGCCGGCAACCTGACGAGCCAGGTGCGTAACATCGCGGCCGTGACGACGGCCGTCGCGAATGGGGATCTCTCGAAGAAGATCACCGTCGACGTGCGCGGCGAGATCCTGGAGCTGAAGAACACCATCAACACGATGGTGGATCAGCTCAACTCGTTCGCGTCGGAAGTGACGCGCGTGGCGCGCGAGGTCGGCACGGAAGGCAAGCTCGGCGGCCAGGCCGAGGTGAAGGGCGTCGCCGGCACGTGGAAGGATCTGACGGACTCCGTCAATTCGATGGCCGGGAACCTCACGAGCCAGGTGCGTAACATCGCGGCCGTGACGACGGCCGTCGCGAATGGCGATCTCTCGAAGAAGATCACGGTCGACGTGAAGGGCGAGATCCTGGAGCTGAAGAACACCATCAATACGATGGTGGATCAGCTCAACTCTTTCGCGTCGGAAGTGACGCGCGTGGCGCGCGAGGTCGGCACGGAGGGCAAGCTCGGCGGCCAGGCCGAGGTGAAGGGCGTCGCCGGCACGTGGAAGGATCTCACCGACAACGTCAATTCGATGGCCGGCAATCTGACGGTCCAGCTCCGCGACGTGTCGAAGGTCGCGACAGCCATTGCGAACGGTGATTTGACGCAGAAGATCACCGTGGATGCGCGCGGCGAGATCCTCCAGATCAAGAACGTCATCAACACGATGGTGGATCAGCTGAGCTCGTTCGCGGCCGAAGTGACGCGCGTGGCGCGCGAGGTCGGCACGGAGGGCAAGCTCGGCGGCCAGGCGGACGTGAAGGGCGTCGCGGGGACGTGGAAGGACCTGACGGACTCCGTGAACTCGATGGCCGGCAATCTGACGGTCCAGCTCCGCGACGTGTCGAAGGTCGCGACGGCCATTGCGAATGGTGATTTGACGCAGAAGATCACCGTGGATGCGCGCGGCGAGATCCTCCAGATCAAGAACGTCACGAATACGATGGTGGATCAGCTGAGCTCGTTCGCGGCCGAAGTGACGCGCGTGGCGCGCGAGGTCGGCACGGAGGGCAAGCTCGGCGGTCAGGCGGACGTGAAGGGCGTCGCGGGTACGTGGAAGGACCTGACGGACTCCGTGAACTCGATGGCCGGCAATCTGACGGCGCAGGTCCGGAACATCGCAGCCGTGACGACGGCCGTCGCGAATGGCGACCTTTCCAAGAAGATCACGGTCGATGTGAAGGGCGAGATTCTGGAGCTGAAGAACACCATCAACACGATGGTCGATCAGCTCAACTCGTTTGCGTCGGAAGTGACGCGCGTGGCGCGCGAGGTCGGCACGGAGGGCAAGCTCGGCGGTCAGGCGGACGTGAAGGGCGTCGCGGGTACGTGGAAGGATCTGACGGACTCCGTGAACTCGATGGCCGGGAACCTGACGGCGCAAGTCCGCAACATCGCGGCCGTGACGACGGCGGTCGCGAATGGAGACCTGTCGAAGAAGATCACGGTCGACGTGAAGGGCGAGATCCTGGAGCTGAAGAACACCATCAACACGATGGTCGATCAGCTCTCGGGGTTCGCCTCCGAAGTGACGCGCGTGGCGCGCGAAGTCGGCACCGAAGGCAAGCTTGGCGGTCAGGCGGAGGTGAAGGGCGTCGCGGGGACGTGGAAGGACCTGACGGACTCCGTGAACTCGATGGCCGGGAACCTGACGGCGCAGGTCCGGAACATCGCGGCCGTGACGACGGCGGTCGCGAACGGGGATCTCTCGAAGAAGATCACGGTCGACGTGCGCGGCGAGATCCTGGAGCTGAAGAACACCATCAACACGATGGTCGATCAGCTCCGATCGTTTGCGTCCGAAGTGACGCGCGTGGCGCGTGAGGTCGGCACGGAGGGCAAGCTCGGCGGTCAGGCGGACGTGAAGGGCGTCGCGGGTACGTGGAAGGACCTGACGGACTCCGTGAACTCGATGGCCGGGAACCTGACGGCGCAGGTCCGGAACATCGCAGCCGTGACGACGGCCGTCGCGAATGGCGACCTGTCGAAGAAGATCACGGTCGACGTGAAGGGCGAGATCCTGGAGCTGAAGAACACCATCAACACGATGGTGGATCAGCTCAACTCGTTCGCGTCGGAAGTGACGCGCGTGGCGCGCGAGGTCGGCACGGAGGGCAAGCTCGGCGGTCAGGCCGAGGTGAAGGGCGTCGCCGGCACGTGGAAGGACCTCACCGACAACGTCAACTCGATGGCCGGCAACCTGACGAACCAGGTCCGCGGCATCGCGAAGGTCGTGACCGCGGTCGCGAACGGGGATCTCAAGCGCAAGCTCTCCGTCGACGCGAAGGGCGAGATCGCCGAGCTCGCGGACACCATCAACGGCATGATCGACACGCTCGCGACGTTCGCCGATCAGGTGACGACCGTCGCCCGCGAAGTCGGCGTCGAGGGCAAGCTCGGCGGCCAGGCGAGCGTCCCGGGCGCCGCAGGGACGTGGCGAGATCTGACGGTCAACGTCAACCAGCTCGCGGCAAACCTGACGACGCAGGTCCGCGCGATCGCCGAGGTCGCGACGGCCGTCACGAAGGGTGATCTCACGCGGAGCATCAAGGTCGAGGCCCAGGGCGAGCTCGCGGCGCTCAAGGACACGATCAACGAGATGATCCGGAACCTGCGCGACACCACGCTGAAGAACAGCGAGCAGGACTGGCTGAAGACGAACCTCGCCAAGTTCTCGCGCATGCTCCAGGGCCAGAAGGACCTGCTCACGGTCGGCCGGCTGATCCTCTCGGAGCTCGCGCCCGTCGTCTCCGCGCAGCAGGGCGTCTTCTACACGATGGATGTCTCGAAGGAGGAGCCGATCCTGAAGCTCCTCGCGAGCTACGCGTACAAGCAGCGCAAGCACTCGGACAACCAGTTCCGCCTCGGCGAGGGGCTCGTCGGCCAGTGCGCGCTCGAGAAGGAGCGCATCCTGCTCGTCAACGCGCCGCCCGACTACATCACGATCACGAGCGGCCTCGGCGAGGCGGCGCCCGTGAACATCGTGGTCCTGCCCGTGCTCTTCGAGGGCCAGGTCAAGGCCATCCTGGAGCTCGCCTCGTTCGAGCGGTACAGCCCCACGCACCTCGCGTTCCTCGATCAGCTCACGGAGTCGATCGGCATCGTGCTCAACACGATCGAGGCGAACATGCGCACCGAGGATCTGCTGAAGCAGTCGCAGTCCCTCGCACGCGAGCTGCAGAGCCAGCAGGAGGAGCTGCGCCAGACGAACGCGGAGCTCGGCGAGAAGGCGCGCCTGCTCGCCCAGCAGAACGTGGAGGTCGAGCGCAAGAACCGCGAGGTCGAGCAGGCCCGCCAGGCCCTCGAAGAGAAGGCCAAGCAGCTCGCGTTGACCTCGAAGTACAAGTCCGAGTTCCTCGCGAACATGTCGCACGAGCTAAGGACGCCGCTGAACAGCCTCCTGATCCTGTCCGAGCAGCTCTCGAAGAACACGGAAGGCAACCTCTTCGCCAAGCAGGTCGATTTCGCCAAGACGATCCACTCGTCCGGCAACGAGCTGCTCGGCCTCATCAACGACATCCTCGATCTGTCGAAGATCGAGTCGGGCACGGTCGTCGTCGACGTCGGGGAGGTCTGGTTCCGCGACCTCGCCGACTACGTGGAGCGCACGTTCCGGCACGTCGCGGATGCGAAGAAGCTCGAGTTCGAACTCGACTTCGCGTCCATGCTGCCGCGCTCGATCCACACCGACGCCAAGCGCCTGCAGCAGGTCCTGAAGAACCTGCTCTCGAACGCCTTCAAGTTCACCGAGCGTGGCAAGGTGCGCCTCGAGGTCCGCACCGTTTCGGACGGCTACAGCCCCGAGAACGAGCACATCGGCCGCGCGGGCTGGGCGATCGCGTTCAGCGTGCACGACACCGGCATCGGCATCTCGACCGACAAGCAGCAGATCATCTTCGAGGCGTTCCAGCAGGCGGACGGCTCGACGAGCCGCAAGTACGGCGGCACGGGCCTCGGCCTCGCCATCAGCCGCGGCATCGCGAACCTGCTCGGCGGCGAGCTGCGTTTGTCGAGCCAGCCGGGACGCGGCAGCACCTTCACGCTCTACGTGCCGCACGTGTACGCAGCGCCGCAGCGCGTGTCCCGCGCGCGCCCGATCACGATGCAGGAGGCCGCGACCGCGATGGCGGCCTACGAGGTGCCCGAGCCCCTGCTCATCGACACGCCGCCGCTCTTGCCGGTGTCGATCGAGGACGATCGCACGGCCCTCCGGCCGGGTGAACGCTCGCTCCTCGTCGTCGAGAACGATCTCGCGTTCGCACGGCTCATCGTGGAGGTCGCGCGCGAGTCAGGGCTCAAGGCCGTGGTCGCGCACCGCGGGGCCGACGCGCTCTCCATGGCGCGTGAGCTCAAGCCCGCAGCGGTCTCGCTCGATCTGCACCTGCCCGACATCGACGGCCTGCGGGTCCTCGATCGGCTGAAGCACGACCTCGGCATGCGGCACGTGCCGGTGCAGGTGATCACGACGGACGTTGACGAGCGCGAGCGCGCGCTGCGGATGGGCGCGCGGGACGTGCTCTCGAAGCCCGTGCGCACGCGGGACGCGCTCACCCACGCGATCGAGCGGATCATCGAGTTCCTCGACGCGCCGCGGCGCTCGCTCGTCGTCGTCGAGCCCGACGGTCCGGAGCGCGCGTCCAGGGTGAACCTGCTCCAGCACGACCTGGTCGACGTCCGCGTCGCGAGCACGCTCGACGAGGCGATGGAGCTGCTCTCCGTGGAGCGCCCGGACGTCGTCGTGACGGCCGTGGATCTGCCCGACGGGCATGGGCTCGACCTTGTGCGTCGCGCCTCGGAGATCTCGATGCTCTCGAACGTGCCCTTCATCGTGCACGCGACCGGAGCCACGTCCTTGGCCGACGAGGAGCGCATCGAGCGGCTCGGTCACAGCGGGGTCCTCAAGCACAGCCGATCGGACGAACGCCTGATCGACGAGGTCGCGCTCTTCCTGCACCTGCCGATCGACAAGCTCACGCCGCCGCAACGGCAGGCGCTCGAGCGGCTTCACAGCTCGCAGCAGGTGCTCGCCGGCAAGCGCGTGCTCATCGTGGACGACGACATCCGCAACATCTTCGCCATGACGACCATCCTCGAAGAGCAGGGGATGATCACGCAGGCGGCGGAGACGGGGCGGGACGCGATCAAGGTGCTGGAAGAGAGCACCGAGATCGACGTCGTTCTCATGGACATCATGATGCCCGAGATGGACGGATACGATACGATCCGGACGATCCGCGGGCGCGAGGAGTGGCGGGCGCTTCCGATCGTCGCCGTGACCGCGAAGGCCATGAAGGGCGATCGCGAAAAGTGCTTCGAGGCGGGAGCGACCGACTACATCGCGAAGCCCGTGGATCCGGAGCAGCTCTTCGCGCGGCTCAGGTTCTGGCTGCACCGATGA
- a CDS encoding LysM peptidoglycan-binding domain-containing protein: MRRWFFGLIFLVFPGCAATAPAEAGPKTGGRAPILVQPVQATAPKPAPSAMPAATNEPAADHDDDDDEEGPDDDEAEAAEAEGPETEAAAATPKPPPPKPPSPLLALSVTQLEARYRSDPASVGPLSLGATNAGALVNGVQMPKSEKWIVQDPSCAWGTQETVDGIARSIEKVAAEHPGAPPLAIGHISSKKGGHLSPHRSHQSGRDVDLGYYHNPPKTTFVRATEANLDIERTFALVKTIVSETDVELVLIDTAVQRLLVAHARRLGEDEAWLDQVFQVRGKHPRPVVRHARGHGNHLHVRFVSPVAQELGRRAGSFLRREKIAPPHVADAVVMHKARSGDTLQILARRYGTTVEAIQGANGLRTIDIKMGRTYRIPVPKPPAPPKAPAVSKRRAAPPPRAAAGATRGPTAHGR, from the coding sequence ATGCGGCGGTGGTTCTTCGGGCTCATTTTCCTGGTCTTCCCCGGCTGCGCGGCCACCGCGCCCGCGGAAGCAGGCCCGAAGACGGGTGGGCGCGCGCCGATCCTCGTGCAGCCAGTGCAAGCCACGGCGCCCAAGCCTGCGCCGAGCGCCATGCCCGCCGCGACGAACGAGCCCGCCGCGGACCACGACGACGACGACGACGAGGAGGGGCCGGACGACGACGAAGCGGAAGCCGCCGAAGCGGAAGGCCCCGAGACCGAAGCCGCCGCCGCGACCCCGAAGCCGCCGCCGCCCAAGCCTCCGTCGCCCTTGCTGGCGCTCAGCGTGACCCAGCTCGAAGCGCGCTACCGCAGCGATCCCGCCTCCGTGGGGCCGCTCTCGCTCGGCGCGACGAACGCGGGCGCGCTCGTGAACGGCGTGCAGATGCCGAAGAGCGAGAAGTGGATCGTGCAGGATCCCTCGTGCGCATGGGGCACGCAGGAGACCGTCGACGGGATCGCGCGCAGCATCGAGAAGGTCGCGGCCGAGCACCCGGGCGCCCCGCCCCTCGCCATCGGGCACATCAGCAGCAAGAAGGGCGGTCATCTCTCGCCCCACCGGAGCCACCAGTCGGGCCGCGACGTGGACCTCGGCTACTACCACAACCCGCCCAAGACCACGTTCGTCCGAGCGACCGAGGCAAACCTCGACATCGAACGCACGTTCGCCCTGGTGAAGACCATCGTGAGCGAGACCGACGTGGAGCTCGTGCTCATCGACACGGCCGTGCAGCGCCTGCTCGTGGCCCACGCGCGGCGTTTGGGCGAGGACGAGGCCTGGCTGGATCAGGTCTTCCAGGTCCGCGGAAAACACCCGCGGCCCGTCGTGCGACACGCGCGCGGGCACGGCAACCACCTGCACGTGCGCTTCGTGAGCCCGGTCGCGCAGGAGCTCGGGCGCCGCGCGGGGTCGTTCCTCAGGCGGGAAAAGATCGCGCCGCCGCACGTGGCCGACGCGGTCGTGATGCACAAGGCCCGGAGCGGCGACACACTGCAGATCCTGGCCCGCCGGTACGGGACGACCGTCGAGGCGATCCAGGGGGCGAACGGGCTCAGGACCATCGACATCAAGATGGGCCGGACGTACCGGATCCCGGTGCCGAAGCCCCCGGCCCCGCCGAAGGCGCCGGCCGTCTCGAAGCGGCGCGCGGCCCCGCCGCCGCGCGCTGCCGCGGGCGCGACGCGCGGGCCGACGGCGCACGGGCGGTAG
- a CDS encoding Spy/CpxP family protein refolding chaperone, whose amino-acid sequence MLGFLIGTACLIGLVKVLRHGGCHRGYGYRSFGYGGACGSYGGGGGWGGRGDGHGGWEGGYDREHGGPFRTHGRAGFRPGGYGMTHFVLRRLFEALDTTPGQEKAIAAAFEEMRDVMAKHRGELRKSREDLAKAMRSPSFDETVMGELFARHDTALEAMRKAMVGSMARVHEALDERQRARLSDLIEQSPGFWGGFGGRGVEI is encoded by the coding sequence ATGCTCGGATTTCTGATCGGAACCGCTTGCCTCATCGGCCTCGTCAAGGTGCTGCGCCACGGCGGGTGCCACCGCGGCTACGGCTACCGTAGCTTCGGGTACGGCGGCGCTTGTGGCTCGTACGGCGGCGGCGGCGGGTGGGGCGGGCGCGGCGACGGCCACGGCGGCTGGGAGGGCGGCTACGACCGCGAGCACGGCGGGCCCTTCCGGACGCACGGGCGAGCGGGCTTCCGGCCCGGCGGGTACGGCATGACGCACTTCGTCCTGCGGCGGCTGTTCGAGGCGCTCGACACGACGCCGGGCCAGGAGAAGGCCATCGCGGCGGCGTTCGAGGAGATGCGTGATGTCATGGCCAAGCACCGCGGCGAGCTGCGCAAGAGCCGCGAGGACCTGGCGAAGGCAATGCGCAGCCCGAGCTTCGACGAGACCGTGATGGGCGAGCTCTTCGCGCGGCACGACACGGCGCTCGAAGCGATGCGCAAGGCGATGGTGGGCTCGATGGCGAGGGTGCACGAGGCGCTCGACGAGCGGCAGCGGGCGCGCCTTTCGGACCTGATCGAGCAATCCCCGGGATTCTGGGGCGGTTTCGGCGGGCGAGGCGTGGAGATTTGA
- a CDS encoding HEAT repeat domain-containing protein, which yields MPRARASLYVSATSVVFLALAPALVEAHTIPGGLTLHQMASAADVIAAARIERVGPEPRGAGPLPPVEARILEWFREGDTKVENIRFVPHRHADEKYVAGEEILLFLERRRPDAKDAAAVPYQSVEAIADRIVLVPATRATWIDATRAYAALGKGTRTSADAAALGRVTVSMLGSAEPRIVTFALRDLTLAGAAPLIGEADVPALTRLLDDAARPVTLRVGLLMELERRKLVPVGPSWIPLLRAAPPNDRVQVIRAAAARAFVPAVTAELASILEKGERDAAIAAARALGAEGNEAAVEPLGRAVDREPDELRFAALGSLRRVGSPAAREVIARVAKSHPDPETRRVATTEQNLLDTRAAAPPPAPAATSSPSQSPGTGLGRKGITSVIVAVLLVCLVVFLRKGKGKSE from the coding sequence GTGCCCCGTGCCCGCGCGTCGCTTTACGTCTCCGCCACGAGCGTCGTGTTCCTGGCGCTCGCGCCGGCCCTCGTGGAGGCCCATACGATTCCGGGCGGGCTCACGTTGCACCAGATGGCGAGCGCCGCCGACGTCATCGCGGCCGCGCGCATCGAGCGTGTCGGCCCCGAGCCCCGCGGCGCCGGCCCGCTGCCGCCCGTCGAGGCCCGGATTCTCGAATGGTTTCGAGAGGGCGACACGAAGGTGGAAAACATCCGTTTCGTGCCGCACCGCCACGCCGATGAGAAGTACGTTGCCGGCGAGGAGATCCTCCTCTTCCTCGAACGCAGGCGCCCCGATGCAAAGGACGCCGCCGCCGTGCCGTATCAATCCGTCGAGGCCATCGCCGATCGTATCGTGCTCGTGCCCGCGACCCGCGCGACGTGGATCGACGCCACGCGCGCTTATGCCGCCCTCGGCAAGGGCACCCGGACGAGCGCCGATGCCGCCGCGCTCGGGCGCGTCACCGTCTCCATGCTCGGCTCCGCGGAGCCTCGGATCGTGACCTTCGCGCTCCGGGATCTCACGCTCGCCGGTGCCGCGCCTTTGATCGGCGAGGCCGACGTCCCTGCGCTCACCAGGCTCCTCGACGACGCCGCGCGGCCCGTCACCTTGCGCGTCGGCCTGCTCATGGAGCTCGAACGCCGCAAGCTCGTGCCCGTGGGGCCGAGCTGGATTCCGCTCCTCCGCGCGGCGCCTCCGAACGATCGCGTGCAGGTCATTCGCGCGGCCGCGGCGCGCGCCTTCGTCCCGGCCGTGACGGCCGAGCTCGCCTCCATTCTGGAGAAAGGCGAGCGCGACGCGGCCATCGCGGCGGCGCGGGCGCTTGGCGCCGAGGGGAACGAGGCCGCTGTCGAGCCGCTTGGGCGCGCCGTGGATCGGGAGCCGGACGAACTGCGCTTCGCCGCGCTCGGCAGCCTGCGCCGCGTGGGCTCGCCGGCCGCGCGGGAGGTCATCGCCCGCGTGGCGAAATCGCACCCCGATCCCGAGACCCGACGCGTGGCCACGACCGAGCAGAACCTCCTCGACACCCGCGCCGCTGCGCCTCCGCCCGCGCCCGCCGCGACGAGCTCGCCTTCGCAGTCGCCAGGCACGGGGCTCGGCAGGAAGGGCATCACCTCGGTGATCGTCGCCGTGCTCCTCGTGTGTCTCGTGGTGTTTCTTCGCAAAGGGAAAGGAAAGTCGGAATGA